Within the Cydia strobilella chromosome 25, ilCydStro3.1, whole genome shotgun sequence genome, the region TTATCTGTAAGGTAAGGTTTGTTTTGTAATGGCTGACACTAAAACAAGTATGTTTgaagatattttattacatcttACTTGTGTTTATTTTAAGGTTGTTATATTGTAAACATGAAAGTGGTTATCAGCTGGGTTCGCAATGTAGTTAAGTACCAGTCACTGATTTCGAGACTGAACGCCGCAGTGAGCTCGACAGGAAAcgagatgagcttaaggctcggccgccaacctcgatttgctacaactatgtaggtggtgcgctgacgtgcccaaaatgtgctcgagtatttagcaagaagatagggtacgtgagccacctaagggcgcaccagagagcggatcagctacacgctaataacgcgaattaaaaattgcctactccagagcacacagtcgctgtggccgaaatcggtcaggagagcatcaccAGTCACTGCAGGTAACAAGAAACACGTGGAAATAGcattttttacattaagtatatTAGGCCATATAACACACATAAGAccaaaacaattataaaaatatgttatcaAGTACGGGTGCGCGCCCGACAGTTTATCAACAACTCAGGCAAACTAAATGATTATATTTAACTTACAACTCTCTCCTTAATATTTAGATAGCTAAAATCGGAATGTAAACAAGCAACAATGGCGCAGATAAACCGTACGCGGTGTTCGCTCGCTGTTTTCAatgtaaatagtagattgttctttatctttctggtaccttgttgtacattttgctacatttgtcaccctcttttcactttctcctctcatctactcaaaggttaactggaagagatctctcaaagggataagttcgccgttgtacatcttattatttgtaccatgtaatttttaatgtgtatatttgtacaataaagactttactactactactagattGTATGACTAGGGAATAAAACAATCCATTTTAGTAGATTGTATGACTAGGGAATAAAACAATCCATTTTAGTAGATTGTATGACTAGGGAATAAAACAATCCATTTTAGTAGATTGTATGACTAGGGAATAAAACAATCCATTTTAGGCGAGGTGTGCAGTGCATATAAGTAGCTACCCGAGCCGGAACGGAGAGGGTCGATAGGCACAGCGAGGttaaaatgggttttattacCGAGTTATACACTACGTTtcactttgaataaaaaaacaacaggtaggtacttaatattgtcttcggttaccgcgatagttactcatgaaataaaactatgaaaacggattatatcgcgtatattgaatttataatacatcccgacgtttcgaactctttacagcgttcgtgacccgttgaccacgaacgctgtaaagagttcgaaacgtcgggatgtattataaattcaatatacgcgatataatccgttttcatagttttatttcaggtaggtacttatttgtggtattttctatgaaaagggacgtcattgtcgatgacgcttacgccattattaacgatgctccgatataaatacaatgccgcgcgacgctgtgcggcgtaagcgccatcgacaataaggttccattttcatagaaaatgccccattttatatTTGAAACAAAAAGTTTAgcaatttagtttaaaatatgCGTTTGGTTTCTGATATGATGACATTGgctgaataatatttttaataattgtaaagTAGGAAAACACCTTATGGATTGAGACATGAATTACGTATTCCGATTGGTGATTTTTAATATATCTGTATTGTGATTGGTTAATACCAAATACGAAGTTtctcttaaatacttaaataattaccACAGTATACGTGCCAATAAAAAATccgcaattagcctcatgcatgaagtttatatttgaacgaaatatgttttattcggatgtctgttaccgttatatcatgttacaaatgcatttccgtttttaaattaccatttaattacttaaaattataaataaaaagtacaaaaatttgccagcgaaaagctagtgagcgaaacgctcgaaacgccacgtgacgtcacgcgttcgacagattagtgtcattagtagcaaacgtcagttggaccgcccaacgtgtgacgtcatcacgctctgtcgaattcgcgccaaacattatgagcgtttcaaccgctcaaaaattttcaacattttaaatattttttaataaaataatgttaaggtttacaaaagtatttttatcatttccggtgttccaactatataaattatgaatccaaaaataaaaataaattcgtgcatggagctaattccgATTAACTGCCGATGAGTGCTGTGATTGGCTGTTGTGAAgtgttttttaaatcaaaaatatgtatacatattttccctagggactaaaagtagattgtgttacaagggagcaaaatgacatatttacggcgagggcgtacatttgAATCCTAAacaaagcgaaggattctaaagtagaatcctgagcttagtgagggattcaagtttgttacgcccaagatggaaataattttgctaccatgtgacacactgcttttcacatcacctatgaggcaattatgatgtttaaaaatattatttaagctagtgcattttttttaaatagtgtcctagaacagaaaagtgttactttgatccctcctagcagggaagaaaagtgccactttgatccctcctagcagggaagaaaaaccccttttttgaattggtgatgtgaaaatacgACTTTTGCCCCGCTTTGCAGGTCTAATATGAAGCACTTTTGGAGTATTTTAAGAGATTTTTGGATAAAAAAGGCGGAATAAATgacaatggcactctcctgcagctgtttttgtcataggcgccttccgacatccgatatcggaaaggcgcttccgataaattcagccatgtcgcccatgtcggagccccccgtcataccctttgccagacgaaaccctttgttttggttttaaaaacccttatataaagctaccacatttgagtaatcggtagcccaaatacccttacaaaacccttatcatccgctcaccaacaccttgcatattgcttataagggttagccttataaataaataaataaataaataaataaataaaataaaatgctggATCCTACATCCTATTTCGGATCTGACAATGTGAAAATGCTGGATCCTACATCCTATATCGGATCTGACAATGTGAAAATGCTCGCGGGTCATTGCGCCATAACACTAAGTAGTAGATAGCTAGATAAtaacaatgaggatataataagatagagcggtactgtcatagtaaattttgtaaccactgtaaattcactgccatctatcgacatacataattttattatgtttattatgttCATTTTATTGCCAGTCGTCTGCCGGAACATCAAACGCTCACTTCAAGAAGAGTTTACAGTATCCCCAAACCCCGTGTCATCACTTCTTTTGCTCAGCGCTTCTCGGCATTTCTCTTCCCGCACGTTTATAATAAAGTAGTTAAAATTTGTGACATTAGGCATTGTAACGTAAATGAGGCAAAAATTCATATACTAAACCTTCTAAAGTCCTGGAACTATGAGGAATCAGAAGCAATTCTGAAACCTTCCCACGAGAATCCTAACACTACATATTCATAAGATTTCTTTTTCGAGTTCTTCTATTCACTTTTTCATAACGCGCGAACACAATTAATACATTACACTTTTAGAtttcacacaaacacacacatctcACTCCCTCCTCACAACAAGCTTACACACATACAAGTTCAtacttaatatacctatatgtaatatAACTGTAATGACCTTGAACCCTGCGATACAGGCCATGCCTAGTGCGGGGTTCACTGCAATGTGCCTGTGAAATTGttttaattgataaataaagatattttaattttattttttttaatttaattacaatatgtagattagaattaatagaatagaaaaactgtattattgtgtgcccttacttGAACTGgctatacatataaaatgtaacaccttattatgtacatgacaatgcaatattgaataaatgactaaataactactttaaaactaaaaatgaagatttataaaaatacgttaaaatgtatttaaatatggataaatgattttttttatttgcattaattatttttatatgattttggcccatgttctttcactggtatgcgttaaaattataaataacaaacgaaacagtcaaccctctatacgagagtaggctaaaacTATAGTGGCGccattgagaatcaaattttcttgattttcgaggtacgttttttccttagactgtatccatctattacggagttatatctatctttgataataataatgttgttAACACGCATTATCTCCATTAgctataggtattataattatCAACCAGTACTCTCCGCGGTCTCGCTCAGAACAGACGTGTAAAGAtttgttaaaatgttaaaacacCCGTTTTACCAATACGGTGCTTCGGATTCGGAGTTACCAGTGAATTTGAACTTTAGTGAGTTTATATTGAACAAACTTGTGGAGTATAAAGAAAAGACTATTGTAAGTACCGAGTATTTTGCCTAcgcatacatataggtacatatattattcAGTGCAAAAATTCTTGTGCCGCACAgagccgcacactggtggaatcccgccttaggCCGGTTGTAGACGTCCGGTCCGGTGTTTTCGCCGGAATTTTTCGCAACTGCCGGCTGTCAcactaatagcaaagatagatataactccgtaatatatggatacagtctaaggaaaaaacgtgactcgaaaatcaagaaaatttgattctcgatcagagggcgctactagctttggcctactgtcgtatagatggcgttgacggtttcgtttgttatttaacaattttaacgcatatcagtgaaagaacatgggtcaaaatcataaaaataaattaatgcaaaaaaaaaaaaaacatttatctctatttaaatacattctatcgtatttttataaatcttcatttttagttttaaagtgtgtcgacagatggcagtgaatttacagtggttacaaaatttactatgacagtaccgctctagtataagttactctatgcacatagtgacagcgaatttaagtttttcatacaaaacttgtttttgctctatttcgtttgttttataaactggagctatataaactaattacctaCACCTCATGtcgttgtatgtgcaaagtttcattacaatccaacacgtagttttaaaatgagagcggaactacgtttgtatgaaaaggtgcaattcggccgagcttgccgggaactcttAACGATTCGCACGTTGGCTAAGCATAAGCACCCAGTTATGCGGTATAAAGGTAACAGCTATTGGAGAACATAATTAATGCGTTCTCATACATGTTACGTACCTGCAGTGTTCATAACAAATTCTAATGAATTTTCCTGTTATAGCAATTACGCGGTTATCAAACTGATGcgaattcgcacgtcgctccggtgTATAAGTGGGACAACGCTATGTATATATGTGTGAGCGGGACATCGGTCCCGCTCACACAGCGGAGTGACGCTCGAATCTGCATAACCAAGACCGCCTGAATGCAGACTTGTACTGGAACACAAAGTAATTAAGTTTGTGTAATTttgaggttttcccgaggggctacagtatggggttcttcaaaaaatgagtgtacaggtttttaaagggtcggcaacgcgcatgtaatatctctgatATTGcatgcgtccataggctacggtgactgcttaccatcaggcgggccgtacgcttgtttgccaccgacgtggtataaaaaaagtcagtaatagttatagttggtcaagcaaatcttgtcagtaaataagaacaaaaaaaactacactcatccccttcttctgggcgccagcaccagtgcaagacatagacagtatgactctctccgtctgaaatgagacagttccTTGACAAAAAACCATTGAACTATTACtgatcgaacttaaactatcgtgagacatatttcaaaatatttagataagtacggtttttactcactattatttttagtcgcttttggcgacatgtttcggattctttgggaatccttcctcaggcacgagcgtccgcggcggttgtacgtcgtgcaccgcccgcacacaaataaaataaaaaagaaacaaaaacagattaaataaataaatctaaaaatctaaaaataatctaatctaattcTATAAATAcgaataatagtgagtaaaaaccgtacttatctaaatattttgaaatatgtctcacgatagtttaagttcgatcaGTAATAGTTCAATCGTTTTTGCTAGAATATGTCCTAAGGCTAAATTTTACTTCTTATTTTCAGATCAATGGATCCACAGAGGAAACCGTAACCTACGGCGACATCGCCCAAAAGGCGATGAATCTTGCCATCTCCCTCTCTCAACTAGGCGTCAGAAAGGGACAGGTTGTTGGAATATGCTCTGAGAACAGAACAGAGTTCTGGAGCACCGTTGTGGGGTCTATATGTACCGGGGCCTCGTTTACCACCTTCAATATGATGTACACGAAACGTAAGGGTATTTATATTAAACTACCCGCTTAATAAGATTATTATTAGTACCCGCTTAATCTGGGCGGgaagaccacggatttccacttgctacaatCCTgtcatacctctttcgcttccttcactttcataacattccttatacacgctcgccggtttagggtgctcttgacctggcctttcttcagcatttccccgatctgatcagagaaagtgcGCCgagtctgccccttccaactcccgcttctacttctcccttatacactctctttgttagccttctttcactcattctttctaCGTGTCCAAActatctcaacatacctttctcaatttttgtcactacaccttcgttcagtccacacttttcccttatcacactgttcctaattctatcttgttataaaaataaaataaaatatcacaaatccCATATTTCTCGTTTTTAGATGAGCTAACTCATGTTGCTGGGATATCGAAGCCGAAATACGTCTTCATCTCGCCGCTGGCTTACAAAATGCACGAAAAAACCTTAAAATCATTTAAATTTGTTGAGAAAATCATAGTTTTTGGTGATGAAAAGCCGACGGGAACTATTTCGTACAATGACTTGGTAAGTTAATTAATGACTCCGACTTTGCTTGCCCTGTGTCGACAATTTAAAGGGCACATAGgtttcgatttaaaacactcctttcggACGTGTTCTAATTTAAAATCACTCGTTGCGACTTACCTACTTTCCCCGACCGATTGATTGGATTTGTGAATTAGGTGATATCAATTAAATGACTTTTCAGTGATATCACGTGATATCTAAATTAAATCCATTTTGAGCGCGGCGCGTCGCGTGGGGCATTAGCCCTTGTCTATAGGATCCAATAGGATCATAATAGCACTGTTATTATGAATATTCAAACTATAGATACAATATAGTACAACTGTTATACAAGGTATTTATATCGATTTCATTTCTCATTTTAGGTGCTTGGTACAGTTATAGAAATAATATTGTGTACAACATAATTAGGTTTTAAAATCCTTATGTATAGTTAGCTGCAGAGAAAGATGACCTCCCCCTCCTTAGACTGATTGTatgctgggggggggggggggtacctCTACCTTCTACTTGTTGCACCAAATAACCTACCTTACATATCTTGTACCTGTCTCAATATTCCTTAATTTCTAGGTGTCAGTTCAAAACGTGAAATACGAGGAATTCAGAACAGTTGACGTGGAGGGTCCGGATGATACGCTGTTTATACTTTACTCATCAGGCACCACTGGTCTCCCAAAAGGAGTTGCTTTGACACATCGCAACGCACTGACCTCTTGCAATACGTAAGACCTTTTTCTTACTACTTATAccaagtccccggcaagctaggCCGAAGCAAGCGTACGAAaggttatatatttaatatgtcagtgcctcacggaagttttattattaaaattagtataatattcataaaaaaatctaattttgtGTTACAGAAAAGGTGTAGAAATTCCTCAACCACCTATATACCTGATGATAACCCCCTGGTTTCATACCATGGGTCTTATGGGGTCGCTCGTATATTTGGCCAGTGGCAGGAACATGATACATTTACCGAAATTCGAGATTGAAGTGTACTTGAAATGCATTGAAAAGTATAAGGTatggaacaaaaaaaatttagataagttattgtcttcggttgccGTGATAGTTACTaatgtaatgaaataaaactatgaaaactatgaatatcgcgatataatccgttttcatagttttatttcatagtcaAGTTAATTCGAAGCAAATTTCGGACAGACGACAAACACGCGGGTGAtcctataatgtttttgttttttctttttgaggtacaGAAACCTAAATAGGATATCAGGTCTTAAATATGTCGATGTTACTTACAGGTCACTCGTCTCCTCGTAGTGCCACCAGTACTGGTGGCAATAGTCAAATACCCCAACAAGTATGACCTGAGTTCAGTCGATCTGATATATAGTGGAGCAGCGCCGCTCACGAAAGAAACAGCTGATGCAGTGAAGGATAAGTATGTTCTGTCTCGTTCAAGTTATCACAGAACAGTGCGCAGGCACAAGGTTCGGCATTTCATATATATACATGGAAGAGAAAAGGTCCCAAAATTGAACCTTGTGAAAccactaaggcccacttgcaccatcccactaaaccGGGGCTTaggggttaaaccgttaacccattgtcaaattgtactagtaaacggtttaaccggttaacccgggttagtggggtgGTGGCCCTAATTAATGTTAGTATTTAATTCTCCACAGATTCCCAAATGTAAAAACGGTTCTCCAAGGCTACGGTATGACAGAGACGACTTTATCTGTCACTCGGTGCACTGATGCGGAGACAAAGTCTGGGACAGTGGGGAAGGTCGCGCCGGGAGCTATTATAAAGGTATACCACAGTGTAATATGTATAAGCACCACAGAGCTGATTGATAGGCAGAGATAGTGTTGCTAAAGGGTGGCAGCTGTTGCGACATTACGGTATGACAGAGACGTCGTTAGCTGTCACTCGGTGCACTGATGCGGAGACAAAGTCTGGGACAGTGGGGAAGGTCGCGCCGGGAGCTATTATAAAGGTATACCACAGTGTAATATGTATAAGCACCACAGAGCTGATTGATAGGCAGAGATAGTGTTGCTAAAGGGTGGcaactgttgcgacattactgtaTGACAGAGACGTCGTTAGCTGTCACTCGGTGCACTGATGCGGAGACAAAGTCTGGGACAGTGGGGAAGGTCGCGCCGGGAGCTATTATAAAGGTATACCACAGTGGTATGTATAAGCACCACAGAACTGATTGATAGGCAGAGATAGTGTTGCCAAGGGACGTTCGGGTGGCAACTGTTGCGACATTATGGTATGACATAGACCTCGTTAGCTGTCACTAGCCACTGATGCGGAGTCAAAGTCTGGAACAGTGGGAATAAAGGTATATCTCATCTCATAGTATTCTTGGGTGATTTTAGAGTCATAAAATCCACAATATCAATAATGTGTTCATATGGTCATGCTCATGCTAAACAAATTATCTCATAAGGACAAATGTATATGTGTTATAAAGGAGCGTGCAGTTTTAAAATGGTTTATCTATAGtctgtttatttattctgtagACTAAAACAAcacaagttcgagtcggactcgcccaccgagggttgcgtactttttagtatttgttgttatagcggcaacagagatacatcatctgtgaaaattgcaactagttatcacggttcatgagatacagcctggtgacagacagacgaacagcggagtcttagtaatagggtcccgtttttaccctttgggtacggaagcctaaaaacaGACTATATAAGTACTCAGTTTATTGCAACTTTCCAACAGGTCATCGACTTAAAAACCCGAAAGCCTGTAGGAGCCAACCAGACTGGGGAGATTTGCGTAAAAGGCGGCGTAGTCATGAAGGGCTACATCGGCAAGGACCGAAGAGAGGACTTTGATGATGAGGGGTTCTTCAGGACTGGAGACGTCGGGTATTATGATGAGGATGGCGACTTCTTTATCGTGGATCGGCTGAAGGAGCTTATCAAGTATAAGGGCTACCAGGTTAGAAAGATACGGGAGTatgcgaaaagcattttcccctctataaaaaaaaaaaacaaggacaTGGTCAGGGTTCGTAGCCAAGATGATCTCAATCATGATGATCttaaagtccccggcaagctcggccgaatttcaccttcccatacaaacggtgagtaaggttgccagagctcgagggagaggagtgtaagggtcggcaacgcgcatgtaactcctctggagttgcaggcgtacataggctacggagactgcttaacatcaggcgggccgtatgcttgtttgccaccgacgtagtataaaaaaaacggagtttcgttctcattttaaaactacgtgttggacagttatgaaactttgcacatacaatgatatgataGGTATATCTGggtttgtaattaatttatatagctccagtttgtAACACAAACGAGATatagtaaaaataagttttgtatgaaaaacttaaattcgctgtattttttttactatagtatctgaagctacataaactaattacagacctagatataccttatcctattgtaagtacaaagttttagagcaaagtagcaactagttttaaaatgtgaacGTATAactatacgtttgtatggagaaccgagcttgccggggacccttaaattacattatcacgTCACTTTTTGTTGAATTAGTCATTTCTGTACAGTTTTTTGGATTAACATTTGTTGGTAAGGGATTGTAAcctttttttgacgcaggggtaaatgaaTTAAACATTATACAGTGACATTATACTATAGTGACATGAAAAatagcaacatttataaatacaacatcCAATACCTGGGTaaacatcactacatagtataaaaaaatgtcgcttcctgctgtctggatgtatgtctgtccctatgtatgcttagatctttaaaactacgcaacggattttgatgcagttgCAGTTGATTCAAGATAaagttatattatgtataatacatcagcattgcacccgtgcaaagccggggcgggtcgctagttatctATATTACTGCCGTAGCTTGTgtttataactttttattattCCAGGTGGCTCCAGCAGAACTCGAGGCAGTCCTGCTCCAGCACCCAGCAGTCCGCGACGCAGGTGTAGTCGGTATACCCGACAGTCGCGCTGGAGAGGTGCCTCGGGCCTTTGTAGTGCTGCAAACTGGTGCCAAGGCCACTACTGCAGAGTTACAGAAGTTTGTAGCAGAGAAGGTGAGAAGACATCATCACCTGGAGCATACGCTACAGCACTTTACCTCCAGAACCAGCAGTAGGTGTAGTCGGTATTTCCGACAATCACGATGGAGAGGTGCTTCGGGACTTGGCAACCTGGTGCCACAGCTACTAATGAAGATTTCAGAAGTTTTTTGCTAAGAAGGTGGTTTAAAAATCCAGCCCTTCATTTAGCAATCCATCAATCGAGaactaattataaaattgttattttagggtaacgtttttttctttttgaggtatAAAACtctaaaataacaattttaaaatggTGTTGTGGCCTCGTAGCGCAAATTATAGTCTGCCGTCTGGAGCCAGGCCTGCCTGCCTGCTGCCTTTCTATTACAATCAATCTTTGCCAAgctaacctaacataacctactTATTGTGCGTATAGGCAGGCGTGGCTTACTCCGCgaattcgtcgcgtcgctataAGTACATGCGggccacaccaattttggtgtctagccgtagtagttgccgcgcaccgctacggaacggacgcctgctctcGCTTGCGCcacggtcatatctgtcgtaatagacgcgttctgttagagagtgaatcttctgtacctagcactattatttattgtgtggTATTACGTGATAGTACATTCATTCATTGTGTATTAAGGACTATATGATCTGTGATTAAGggctgtaaataataattta harbors:
- the LOC134752923 gene encoding uncharacterized protein LOC134752923; the encoded protein is MLKHPFYQYGASDSELPVNLNFSEFILNKLVEYKEKTIINGSTEETVTYGDIAQKAMNLAISLSQLGVRKGQVVGICSENRTEFWSTVVGSICTGASFTTFNMMYTKHELTHVAGISKPKYVFISPLAYKMHEKTLKSFKFVEKIIVFGDEKPTGTISYNDLVSVQNVKYEEFRTVDVEGPDDTLFILYSSGTTGLPKGVALTHRNALTSCNTKGVEIPQPPIYLMITPWFHTMGLMGSLVYLASGRNMIHLPKFEIEVYLKCIEKYKVTRLLVVPPVLVAIVKYPNKYDLSSVDLIYSGAAPLTKETADAVKDKFPNVKTVLQGYGMTETTLSVTRCTDAETKSGTVGKVAPGAIIKVIDLKTRKPVGANQTGEICVKGGVVMKGYIGKDRREDFDDEGFFRTGDVGYYDEDGDFFIVDRLKELIKYKGYQVAPAELEAVLLQHPAVRDAGVVGIPDSRAGEVPRAFVVLQTGAKATTAELQKFVAEKLSNPKHLRGGVRFVPEIPKNPSGKILRRELRKLAQQSKL